The sequence below is a genomic window from Nostoc flagelliforme CCNUN1.
AGTAGGAGAAATACCTCATGTCTACATTCAAGTACAACCGTTTAGACAAGAATGATGCTGCGGTTCTGCTGGTCGATCACCAAACTGGACTGTTCTCACTTGTGCGTGATATTGGTGCTGCCGACTTCAAAAATAATGTGCTAGCACTGGCAAGTGTAGCCAAGTTTTTCGACCTGCCTACAGTTTTGACAACTAGCTTTGAGCAGGGTCCTAATGGAGTTATCATCCCTGAACTGAAGGAGAAGTTTCCCGATGCTCCCTTTATTTCGCGCCCCGGACAGATCAACGCTTGGGACAACGAGGACTTTGTTAAAGCAGTAGAAGCAACAGGCAAGAAGCAATTGATCATTGCCGGAATTGTCACCGATGTATGTGTTACTTTTTGTGCGCTTTCGGCATTGGAGGCAGGTTATGACGTTTTTGTTGTAACCGATGCCTCTGGAACCTTCGATGAAGCCTGTCGCTATGCAGCTTGGGATCGAATGTCTCGTGCTGGAGTTCAATTGGTCAATTGGTTTAGCGTTGTGTGTGAATTGCACCGTGACTGGCGTAACGATATTGAAGGCCTGGGTAGTCTCTTAGCAGGGTTTATTCCTGATTACAAAAACCTGATGACCAGCTATGCAGCAACGTCAAATACTGGATCTCCCAGTAAATAGTGAGAAAGCGCCTACTTTAGCTCGTGTTTAACTGAGTTGATATTGTCATCGCTAAGTTATTAACTTTACTTAAAACATAGGGGTTAATACTTCTCGGATT
It includes:
- the ycaC gene encoding isochorismate family cysteine hydrolase YcaC, whose amino-acid sequence is MSTFKYNRLDKNDAAVLLVDHQTGLFSLVRDIGAADFKNNVLALASVAKFFDLPTVLTTSFEQGPNGVIIPELKEKFPDAPFISRPGQINAWDNEDFVKAVEATGKKQLIIAGIVTDVCVTFCALSALEAGYDVFVVTDASGTFDEACRYAAWDRMSRAGVQLVNWFSVVCELHRDWRNDIEGLGSLLAGFIPDYKNLMTSYAATSNTGSPSK